The stretch of DNA AAGAAGATCTACTCAAACATTATTTTGGGAACTAATAATAAAGAAACTTTGTAACTTTATCCCAAATGATTCGGTACTTTGTGATAATAATACACAAGTTTCCGAAATCtttattaaaaccaaaccatCCTTCCTAGGTTAAACGACCAAGACTAATAACATACTCGAAACTGAAACCACATAACAAAATACTTGATAGGTCCACCTAAAGAGCAAGTCTACTACCAAGTGGACACACATTACGTTATCACCTTCAAACGAAGAGCAATGCCTCTGTCCTCCAACCTAGTGTTAGCAAATACTTTCCCAGTCTCATCTCTAATAGTACATTCCCCTCCACCCATCTCCATCGAATAGCCTCTTTCTGTCATCTGACCAAAACTCAACACGTTTCTGTTGATCCCTGGAACGAAAAGCACATTCTTGATCAACATCCTCACTCCTTTCACCGTGATCTTGACATCTCCTTTCCCTTCCGCCAAGACAACCGTTCCGTTACCCATTCCAACACGAGCCCTGTACGTTCTGTCTAGACTGGTGAAATACTTCAAATACGTAGCAGCAGTGTATACCATCCACATATCCTCATCGAAAGTGATATCCCCTACAGTCGCCGTTAACACCAAATGTTCAGGCTTTTCGTTCTTTCTCTTGCAATCTCTCGCAAAGTGCCCTCTTTCTCCACATTGATGGCATTGCTCTCTAACTCCACCACCTGGATAACAGTCTTGTTGGTTGTGATCGTACTTCTTGCACAAGCAACACCACATCTGCTCAGACTTTTCTTTCTTAAGACTTGTGTAAAACTTCTTCAACTCCGTAATCGTGTATTCCACAGGACGATCTCCAAACATCTCCAAAACCGAAATCAGATCTTCAAGAGTCATATCAGGGAGACTCATGATCTCATCAACCACAGGAAAAGCCTCATCGTATGGCCAAGCAAGCGTGGTCAAGAGCTTCGTGATAACTTCATCATCCGATTTCGGATTTCCCCAACGGCGAACCTCGTCGACGATATCCATCACTCTGTTCAAGTACAAATCCATGGGTTCTCCGTCATACATCGTGAGATCTTTGAATGTCTTCTCTAACTTAGGACTCTTGGCTTCGTCGTTACTGATTCTGAGCATATCCCATAGATCCTTGGCGGAAGCAACCGAGAAAGTCTTTCTGAAAACGGAATCTGGGAGAGAAGATTGCAGTATCTTTAGCGCTTTCTGGTCTTTGATCGCACAGTTTCTCCATTGTGCAAGCTCTTCGACCTTCATGGTCTCCGATAACTCCGGGAACTCTTTTGGATCTGGAGGGACTCCGTTAGCAACGACATTCCAAAGTCCACTCTGCACTAGTCTTTTTTTCACCGTCGGAGCCCACTCTTCGTAGTTCAGGTCATCGGAAACTGCATTTTCTTTATTCGCCGCTGCCATCGCCGCAATAAAACCCCTTTTTCTCTGTATAGTATTCTCTCTTGGAGCAAGGGAAGCGAATAAAGAAAGTATTCTACATTACCTATATACGCGGTGACATAAAGACATTAACCGTAAACCCTAATTCACCACATGAGCAGCGTCTCGGTTTTGGTTATCTTCGTGGTTCGGTTTAAGTGAATTAGGTTGATGCGATAGTTTTTGAACCGGTTCTGGTTCCGATATAATCGGGATAAGTTATTGTTAAGAGAAATCAATTAATTTTGGTCAAGTCTGGTTTAATTTAGGTTGGTTTATCCggttaagaagaagagttggtGATGGTTCTTTTTGGAAATTAATCGAATCAAGATAGAATGCAACAAAACTTAACATAAAAGCATTGCATTGTTATACGGTAATAGTTTTTGAAAGTAACATCAATGCCAAGCCATCCTAGGTAAAAAGACCAGACTAATCCATTCTGCAGTAGCAGGATTATGAGAGTtagctttttttcttatataaaacgAACAAACTGAAAACGAAACAAACCCAAACCACCACATAAAAGACATGTCCACCTTACAACGTTACGAGTTGGTTAAGTCTACTACCAGATTTTACACAAAAGTGAACAAACGAAGAGCCTAAGCGGTGGTGAGATTACCTTCAATCACTTGGAAACGCAGAAAAAACCCTCTCTCTTCCGCAATGGCTTCCCCAA from Camelina sativa cultivar DH55 chromosome 9, Cs, whole genome shotgun sequence encodes:
- the LOC104714986 gene encoding uncharacterized protein LOC104714986, whose translation is MAAANKENAVSDDLNYEEWAPTVKKRLVQSGLWNVVANGVPPDPKEFPELSETMKVEELAQWRNCAIKDQKALKILQSSLPDSVFRKTFSVASAKDLWDMLRISNDEAKSPKLEKTFKDLTMYDGEPMDLYLNRVMDIVDEVRRWGNPKSDDEVITKLLTTLAWPYDEAFPVVDEIMSLPDMTLEDLISVLEMFGDRPVEYTITELKKFYTSLKKEKSEQMWCCLCKKYDHNQQDCYPGGGVREQCHQCGERGHFARDCKRKNEKPEHLVLTATVGDITFDEDMWMVYTAATYLKYFTSLDRTYRARVGMGNGTVVLAEGKGDVKITVKGVRMLIKNVLFVPGINRNVLSFGQMTERGYSMEMGGGECTIRDETGKVFANTRLEDRGIALRLKVIT